In Dehalococcoidia bacterium, the following proteins share a genomic window:
- a CDS encoding flippase, producing MSGAPGLQDHNSATFTSGGLLARNTLYNLIGQGAPLLVAIFSIPFLIKGLGTDRFGILTLAWMVIGYFSIFDLGLGRALTKLVAEKLGEGQEQEISALVWTALFLMLLLGLVAALVLSLLSPWLVRDALKIPEALQSETLHAFYLLALSVPVVISTAGLRGVLEAQQRFGLIAAVHIPGKVYTFVGPLLILPFSQSLFPVVFVLMVGSLIIWLVYLLLCLYVMPVLRHRIAIQRKILVPLLRFGSWMTVSNTISPLMVTMDRFLLGALISTAAVAYYATPYEMVTKLWVISGSVAGVLFPAFSFSFLKDRGRTAMLFSRGVKYVFLALFPITLFIVTLAREILGLWLGNEFAQNSTCVLQWLAIGVFINSLGQIAFALVHGAGRPDLTAKIHFIELPIYLLTFWLLVGSYGLIGAAIAWMVRVALDTLLLFAIAKRFLTISIATIWCMIFAIGGALFILAFASLPIGLTMKGFFLLFTLITFALFTWNYILDDMEKQNICFVFNRATAEMEKIK from the coding sequence ATGAGCGGTGCACCAGGTTTGCAGGATCATAACAGTGCGACATTTACCAGCGGTGGCTTGCTGGCACGCAACACGCTTTACAACCTCATCGGTCAAGGGGCGCCTCTGCTGGTGGCTATATTTTCCATTCCGTTTCTTATAAAGGGCCTGGGCACGGATCGCTTTGGTATACTAACCCTAGCGTGGATGGTGATCGGTTATTTTAGCATATTTGACTTAGGACTGGGTCGGGCCCTGACAAAATTGGTGGCGGAGAAGCTGGGAGAAGGTCAGGAGCAAGAAATATCTGCTTTGGTCTGGACCGCCCTGTTTCTTATGCTGCTCTTGGGCTTAGTGGCGGCGCTGGTGTTAAGCCTGCTTTCCCCCTGGCTGGTACGGGATGCGCTCAAAATCCCAGAAGCATTGCAATCTGAAACTCTACACGCTTTCTACCTGCTCGCTCTATCTGTACCAGTTGTCATCAGCACCGCGGGCTTACGGGGTGTCCTGGAGGCGCAACAGCGTTTCGGCCTTATCGCTGCCGTCCACATTCCTGGGAAAGTGTATACATTTGTAGGTCCCTTATTAATATTACCCTTTTCTCAAAGCCTCTTTCCGGTTGTGTTTGTCTTGATGGTGGGCAGTCTAATCATTTGGCTAGTTTATCTGTTACTTTGCCTTTATGTAATGCCCGTGCTACGCCACCGCATTGCAATACAACGTAAGATTTTGGTGCCATTATTGCGTTTCGGTAGTTGGATGACTGTTAGCAACACCATTAGTCCACTCATGGTTACTATGGATCGTTTTTTGCTTGGAGCCTTAATTTCTACTGCAGCCGTAGCCTATTACGCCACACCCTATGAAATGGTCACCAAGCTATGGGTTATTTCTGGTTCAGTGGCGGGAGTCTTATTTCCCGCATTTTCTTTTAGCTTTTTGAAGGACCGTGGCCGCACGGCAATGCTTTTTAGCCGGGGGGTCAAATACGTTTTTTTGGCTTTGTTCCCTATTACTTTATTTATCGTGACTTTAGCGCGCGAGATTCTGGGTCTCTGGCTTGGCAATGAGTTTGCGCAAAACAGCACTTGTGTGTTGCAATGGCTGGCAATCGGTGTGTTTATCAATAGTCTGGGCCAAATAGCCTTTGCGCTAGTGCATGGTGCTGGCCGGCCTGATTTGACTGCCAAGATTCATTTCATAGAACTGCCAATTTATCTGCTCACTTTCTGGTTGTTAGTAGGCAGCTATGGTCTTATAGGTGCGGCCATAGCCTGGATGGTGCGCGTGGCGTTGGATACGCTGTTACTATTTGCTATAGCAAAACGATTTTTAACAATCAGTATAGCTACTATTTGGTGCATGATATTTGCCATAGGAGGGGCACTGTTTATTCTGGCTTTTGCTTCCTTACCAATAGGCCTTACCATGAAGGGGTTTTTCCTTTTGTTTACATTGATTACCTTTGCATTATTTACATGGAATTACATTCTTGACGATATGGAAAAGCAGAATATCTGCTTCGTTTTCAATCGGGCAACTGCAGAAATGGAGAAAATAAAATGA
- a CDS encoding class I SAM-dependent methyltransferase: protein MRFNADIQVEEIENCLLCGEKGVPLYREMHDQLSNAPGKWSFYSCSACALIWLNPSPTFDDIGKVYTTTYCTHTLNEQKPILDTLRGKIEHAILMTNFGYNCANVKRGLKWIGKVFSLIVPFKEIVGSNVMWLNGRFRGKLLDVGCGGGRFLAKMRELGWDVVGVEPDQIAAEIAREYFNIPVKPGRLEEIDIPANSFQAVTARHVIEHVHNPVRLLQECYRLLAPGGVLVILTPNADSLGHKIFKRNWSELDPPRHLYLFSPKTLTNAAKLAGLPSSVRIRSTARAARWTWAPSVAIRYTGRSDNKAGLVGAARFVFWAIEEALSIFAGSHCGEELILIARKDGSMDDL, encoded by the coding sequence ATGAGATTTAACGCTGATATTCAAGTTGAGGAAATCGAGAATTGCTTGTTATGCGGGGAAAAGGGTGTACCGCTTTACCGAGAGATGCATGATCAACTTTCGAATGCACCTGGTAAATGGTCATTTTATAGCTGTTCAGCATGTGCTCTTATATGGTTGAATCCTAGTCCTACTTTTGATGATATTGGGAAGGTTTATACCACAACGTATTGCACCCATACTCTGAATGAGCAAAAACCGATCTTGGACACTTTGCGCGGGAAGATTGAACATGCAATACTCATGACTAATTTTGGATATAATTGCGCTAATGTAAAGCGAGGTCTCAAATGGATTGGTAAGGTTTTTAGCCTAATTGTTCCGTTCAAGGAGATTGTTGGCTCGAACGTCATGTGGCTCAATGGAAGGTTTAGGGGCAAGCTTTTGGACGTTGGCTGCGGTGGGGGGCGATTTCTAGCTAAGATGCGAGAATTGGGGTGGGATGTAGTTGGAGTTGAGCCTGACCAAATAGCCGCCGAAATTGCGAGAGAATATTTTAATATTCCCGTTAAACCTGGTAGACTGGAAGAGATAGATATCCCGGCAAACTCATTCCAAGCTGTTACGGCCAGGCACGTTATTGAGCATGTGCATAACCCTGTTAGGCTGCTGCAAGAATGTTATCGGCTTCTTGCACCTGGGGGAGTATTGGTGATTTTAACGCCGAATGCCGATAGTTTAGGTCACAAGATATTTAAGCGGAACTGGAGTGAATTGGATCCGCCACGTCATCTTTATCTGTTTAGCCCTAAAACATTGACTAATGCTGCCAAGTTGGCCGGGCTTCCTTCGTCAGTACGAATAAGAAGTACTGCTAGGGCAGCTCGATGGACGTGGGCACCAAGTGTTGCCATTCGCTATACTGGAAGATCGGATAATAAAGCTGGCCTCGTAGGAGCAGCACGTTTTGTCTTTTGGGCTATAGAGGAGGCACTGTCTATTTTTGCAGGATCGCATTGCGGCGAGGAGTTAATTTTGATTGCTCGAAAAGATGGTTCGATGGACGATTTATGA